The Mustela nigripes isolate SB6536 chromosome 6, MUSNIG.SB6536, whole genome shotgun sequence DNA window ATGCGGGCGCCGCGCAACACCACCCAGTTCATCATGAACCAGATCTACGAGGACATGCGGCAGCAGGAGAAGCTGGAGCGCCAGCAGGAGGCGCTGCGGGCGCAGCAAGCGCAGGCGCGCGGCGCGGCCTCGCCCGGGGGCGGCTCCGGGAACGACGCGCCCCCCAGCGGCGGCGAGGAAGAGACGCAGCCGCGGGAGACCTTGTACCCCTTCGCGCAGAatccctctctgggcttcagtccCGACCCCGACGAGGAGCACGGGTTTCCCGCCGCACagtctggggaggaggaggacgacgacgacgagaggagggaggaggaggagtgcgACGAGGAGGAGTGTGACGAGGAGGAGTGTGacgggagggaggaggagagcgaggaggaggaggaagagagcgaggaggagaaggaggagagcgaggaggaggaggaggaggcagaggccagagaTGAAGAGGAGGTCGAAGACGCTGACTGcgcggaggagggggaggaggacgaggaggaggaagaggaagaggacgatatagaagaggaagaggaggggatggaggaagaggagccgagagaggaagagaatcctttACCTCTAGAAATGCCTTTATCGTTCCTAGTGggggctgaggaagagagagagaactttatCAACTGTCCCTATTTAAGCCCCAAGCAGATGATTCCCAAAGTGCCCCAGGAAGCGCTCCTCATGGTCGACGACATTAACTGTTAGACCTCAGGAAAGGGATTGAGAATGGGATGGAACTGATTTAAGGCTAAAATGGACTAGCAACCtattaaaaactaattaaaaagtgAGTTCCACTAATAAACATACCTATGTAAACCCCTTCTTTGGCCattataaaatgttgaaaaattggTGTGTTTCTTTATGACtacgggtgggggagggggagctttCAAATGCAATTTAATTGGACATGATTAAAGgccaaatattttattactgcAGTTTGAATAGTTTCATTTGGTGTTTTCCCCCTCTAGacacctgactttttttttttttttaattctggcaatgctgatttttttttttttttacaaatttattcaACTGTCTACTTAATGAGCTTGGAATCCACAGATAGGTTGGCTGTTTACATGCTGAAGAAGCACATGCCATGGCTACTGAATTTCAGTGCTCTTCACATAACAGTGAAACCACTAAGTATTTTTCCTTGTAGATTCTCCACCTTCAGAGTTCATTTTTGCGGGTTGTATTTTGATAACCCCATTTGCAGTCTCTTGTGGCATCGCTCACTTATA harbors:
- the CCER1 gene encoding coiled-coil domain-containing glutamate-rich protein 1, whose product is MTQTLDNREDPLNLGGGWASSVPLGTWSTCHRRRRGAPINQRRHRYGPKSEYEPPRKQPKQQHGPGPWFQPPRRPYWAVYSNWGRWGEPWSPPPAGFWKPPGQVQVIRVFGVHPLCLCCCSCCRGPWNPGWARPPGRKKRWGRRGRGLRRHPRRSFPRSPPVDLSTLLRPVNLYGWRAPGMRAPRNTTQFIMNQIYEDMRQQEKLERQQEALRAQQAQARGAASPGGGSGNDAPPSGGEEETQPRETLYPFAQNPSLGFSPDPDEEHGFPAAQSGEEEDDDDERREEEECDEEECDEEECDGREEESEEEEEESEEEKEESEEEEEEAEARDEEEVEDADCAEEGEEDEEEEEEEDDIEEEEEGMEEEEPREEENPLPLEMPLSFLVGAEEERENFINCPYLSPKQMIPKVPQEALLMVDDINC